AGCGGTACCTGTTCCCCACCGCCGGCTCCAGCTCCGTGCGCAACGGCGAGCGGGTCGAGCGCATCTGGCGTGACATGTCCACCTTGCACAGCCACGCCGGCATCGCCGTCTACCTGTCCACCATGGCCAACCGCGAGCTCGCGATGGCCCGCTTCGGCATCGAGGACCCGCACCACTGACAGCGCCTCCCCGCCGGCGCACTCCACTCGACGCCGCGTGGCCCACCACGCGACCTCTCACTCGCCGTGGACGCCGCGACGTGAAAGGGAACACGAGTGACTGAGCCTTCTGAAACCGTGCCTGACCTGGTCCTGGACATCGCCGTACGGCACCCCGGCGCCGTCGCGTTGTCCTGGCCGGGGGAGGAGCTGTCGTACCGGGACCTCGTCTCGCAGGCGTCGTCCCTCGCCGCCGTCCTCCCAGCCGGCCGGCCCGTCGCCGTCCGCATGTCCTCGGGTCCCCGCCAGGTCGTCGCCTGCCTCGCCGTCCTCATGGCCCGTGCGCGCCTGGTCTGTCTCAGCGCCGGCGACACCGGCGAGCGCGGCCGTGCCGTACTGACCGACATACGTCCCGGCGTAATCGTCGTGGACGGCGAGCGGCCTGAGGACGGCCTGCTGCGCTGGTACCGGGACGAGTTCGGCGGTCACGTCCTCGACGTGACGTCCGTACCGGCCGGCGGTGTGCCGGCGCCGCCTGAGGACGACGGCGGGTGGGCCTACGTCACCTACACCTCTGGGTCGACGGGGAAGCCGAAGGGGATCCCGCAGACGCATGCGACGCTGGCGCAGTTCGTCACGTGGTTCGCCTCGGAGTTCTCGATCGGGGTGGGGGATCGGGTGGCGCAGTGGGCCGCGCCGGGGTATGACGCGGCGCTGGTCGAGGTGTTCTCCGCTCTGGTGGCCGGCGGGACGGTCTGTCCGGTCTCTGATCGGGTGCGGGCCGATCCGGAGCGGCTGGCCGATTGGCTGGTCGCGGAGAGGGTCACGCATTTTCAGACGGTGCCGAGTTTCGTGCGGCGGCTGGCGGACGTGTGGCAGGGAGCACCGGGGTTGCGGTGCCTGCTGCTGGCGGGGGAGCCGTTGACGGGGGAGCTGGTCGAGCGGCTGCGCGGCGTGGCGCCGCGGGTGCGGCTGGTCAATCTTTACGGGCCCACCGAGTCGATTCTCGCGACCTTTCACGAGGTCGGCGCGGCGTGGGAGGGCACGGTGCCGATCGGGACGGCGATACCGGGGCGGCGGGTGGTGGTGCTCGACGAGCACGACCGGCCCTGTCCGCCGGGGGTCGCCGGTCAGATCGTCATCGAGAGCCCGTACGTCACCCCCGGGTACGTCGGCACGGCGGGGGACGATCCCGCGTTCCGGCCGATCCGGGGTGCGGGCCCCGGCGGCGCGCGGTGCTACCGCACCGGCGACCGGGGACGCCTGCGGGCCGACGGGACCCTGGAGTTCGGCGGACGCGAGGACTTCCAGGTCAAGTTCAACGGCGTCCGCTTGGAGCTCACCGACATCGAGGCGGCGCTCGCGGCCGACACGTCGGTGACCGAGTGCGCGGTGGTCCCGGTGGCCGACGCGCAGGGCCTGGTGGTGCGCCTCGTGGCGCACGTCGTCCCGGCCGAGACCGGCGGGACGGCCGCGACGTGGCGGGCCGTGCTGCGCCGCCGGTTCGGCAACGCGACCCCGCCGGTGACGTTCCAGATCCTCGACCGGCTCCCGCGCACGGTCGGCGGCAAGATCGACCGCCGCCGGCTCAGGGAAGCGGGGCGGCAGGAAACCCACGTCAACAACGCTGCGGCAAACGCACTGATTATGGGGTGAGACAACGTGACTCTGGTCGAGACCGAACTGTCTGTTGATTTCGACGGTGAGAGCCTGGACATCGCCGGTGTGCGGCGGGTCGCCGAGGAGTGGGCACCGTGCGCGGTGGCACCCACCTCGCTGGCGAGGGCCGCCGAGAGCAGGCGCATGTTCGAGGACACCATCAGGGACGGTGTGCCGGTCTACGGCGTGACCACCGGCTACGGCGAGATGATCTACATGCTGGTGGACCTGTCCAAGGAGGTGGAACTTCAGACCAACCTCGTGCGCAGCCACAGCGCCGGCGTCGGCCCGGTGTTCGCCGAGGACGAGGCCAGGGCCATCCTCGCGGCCCGGCTGAACGCGCTCGCCAAGGGCTACTCGGCGGTACGTCCCGAGCTGCTCGAACGCCTCGCGCTGTACCTGAACCTCGGCATCACCCCCGCGATCCCGGAGATCGGCTCCCTCGGCGCGAGCGGCGACCTGTCGACGCTGGCGCACATCGCGGTCACCGTCATCGGCGAGGGGTACGTGCTGCGCGACGGCAAGCGGGTCGAGACCGGCCCGGTGCTGCGGCAGCACGGCATCGAACCGCTTGAGCTGCGGTTCAAGGAAGGCCTGTCGCTGATCAACGGCACCTCCGGCATGACGGGACTCGGCGCGCTCGTCGTCGGCCGGGCCCTCACGCAGGTGCGGCAGGCCGAGATGGTGACGGCCCTGGTCGTGGAGACCATGCGCGGGTCCAAGAGCCCGTTCCTCGCCGAGGGCCACGACATCGCGCGGCCCCACCAGGGCCAGATCGACACCGCGTGGAACATGCGGGCCCTGATGAACGGCAGCGCGCTGGCCCTCGACCACGCCGAACTGCGCCGCCAGGCCGCCGAGCAGCACAACGGTGACGGGGTGTCCCGCACCGAGGTCTACATGCAGAAGGCCTACACCCTGCGGGCCATCCCGCAGGTCGTCGGCGCGGTGCGCGACACCCTGTACCACGCCACCGAGAAGCTGCACATCGAGCTGAACTCCTCCAACGACAACCCGCTGTTCTTCGAGGGCCAGGAGGTGTTCCACGGCGCGAACTTCCACGGCCAGCCGGTCGCGTTCGCCATGGACTACGTCACCATCGCCCTCACCCAGCTCGGCGTGTTCTCCGAGCGGCGCACCAACCGCCTGCTGAACCGCCACCTCAGCGACGGGCTGCCGGAGTTCCTCGTCGCCGGCGACCCCGGCCTGAACAGCGGCTTCGCTCCGGCGCAGTACCCGGCGACCGCGCTGGTCGCCGAGAACAGGACCATCGGCCCCGCCAGCACCCAGAGCGTGCCGTCCAACGGCGACAACCAGGACGTCGTCAGCATGGGTCTCATCGCGGCGCGCAACGCGCGCCGGGTGCTCGGCAACAACAACCGCATCCTCGCGGTGGAGTTCCTCGCCGCCGCGCAGGCGGTCGACCTGTCCGGCCGGTACGCGGGCCTCAGCCCGGCGAGCAAGGCGACGTACGACATGGTGCGCTCGCTGGTGCCGACCCTCGACAAGGACCGGTACCTGTCCGACGAGATCGAGCTGGTGGCCGCCGCGCTGTCGCGTGGCGACCTCCTCCAGGCCGCCGCGAGCGCCGGCGTCGAACTGCGCTGAACCGCGTTTTCCGGGACCGGGGAATTCCCGGTCCCGGAAATCCGGCATTCTCGGAGAATTTCATTTCTCCGAATACCGGTACATTTCGAGAAGACAGCGCGTGACCTCGGCAGAGGTCAGGGGTCAGGGGTGATGACATGAGCATTTCAGAGGCGACACGGCCGATCGCGCAGGACACGACAGAACGGGTACCGCTCTCGTTCAACCAGGAATTCCTCGTCATGTTCTCCTCCGGTGAGGAGGAGGGCCCGTTCGGCCCGCAGTACAACATCGTCTGCGGCTGGCGCGTCGCCGGGCTGGTCGACACCGCGGTGCTGCGGGACGCGCTCGGCGACCTCGTCGTGCGCCACGAGGCGCTGCGCACGTCCATCGTCAACGACCCCACCGGCCGCTACCAGCAGATCTTCCCGCCGGACGCGCCGGAACTGACCGTGCGCGACCTGCGCGGCGTCGCGCCGGCCGACCGCGACCAGGCGGCCGGCGAGCTGGTCAACGAGGCCGAGGCCGGGTCGTACAGCATCAGGGACCTGCCGCTGCTGCGCGCTGTCTTCGGCCGGTTCGACGAGCAGGACGGCGTGCTCGTGCTCATCGCGCACCACACCGCCGTGGACGAGTGGTCGATGCGGCTGCTGATGCGCGACCTCGCGGCCCTGTACGCCATGCGCCGCGGCCACCCGGTGGACCTTCCCGACGCGCGGCAGTACCAGGAGTACGCGCGCTGGCAGCTGTCCAGCGCCGCCGAGGCACCCGGCACCCGCGCGCGTGCGTACTGGCGCGACAAGCTGAGCGGCGCGCAGATCACCGCCACCACGACCGACCACCGGCGGTCCGAGCACCTGCCGAAGACGACCTCGTGGCACCGCTTCGCGATCCCCGCCGAGTCGACCTCGGCGATCCTGAAGCTGTCCAGGGAGACCCGCAGCTCCCCGTTCATGATCCTTTTCGCCGCGTACAGCGTGCTGCTGTCCCGGACGACGGGGACCACCGACATCGTGGTGCCGACGTTCAGCTCCGGCCGCGCGCAGGCACGGTTCCACAACACCGTCGGGTCGTTCTTCAACTTCATGCCGCTGCGCACCGACATCGCCGGCTGCGAGACGTTCCGCCAGGTCGTCGAGCGGGCCAGGGTCACCTGCATGGAGGCCTACTCGCACGACATCCCGTTCGCGCACGTCCTCGAAGAGGCGCCGACGCTGATGGCCCCCCTCGTCGAGGACGACAAGGCGGTCTGCGCGTTCCAGGTGTTCCGCTCCCCGGTCCCCGGCGACCACGAGGTGGTCGGCGACCTTACGTACTCGGAGATCCCGCGGCGGCTCGACCAGCCGATCGGCGGCGACGTCCCCGACGGCGCGCTGTGGCAGCTGGAGATCGACTCCTCCGGGGAGATCGTGGCGACGCTCGGCTTCAACAGCAACCTGTACACCGAGCGGACCTTCACCGAGATGGCCACGGAGTTCCGCAGGATCCTCGACGAGGCGGTCGCCACCCCCGACGCGTCACTGCAGCTGATCTGAGCACACGAAGGAGTTATCCGATGAGCGACGGCAACGACTTCCCCGACATCAGGCGGAAGGTCACCAAGATCTGGACCGACGTGCTGGCCGTGGCCCCCGGCGAGGAGAACGCCACGTTCTTCGAGCTGAACGGCGAGTCCATCGCGGCCACGAGGATCGCGTCCCGCGTCGACGAGGAGTTCGGGGTGTGGATCGAGGTCGCCGACATCTTCGAGGACGACCCCACCCTGGAGGACTTCATCACCACCGTCAGCTCCCGCGTCGCGAGCGCGTCGGCGGCCTGACCCGCGTCACCGCCGAGCCCCCGGCACCGGCCCCGCCTCCCGGCGGGTGCCACCGCCGGGGGCTCGTGGCATGGCGGTGACCCCGTCCCGTTCCACGGCCCGGTCCACGGTCCGCGCACACGGCCGCGCCGGTCTCCGTCCCCGCGGCGGTCCCCGGTCCTTCTCCAACGGCGAAGGCCACCCGGCTGCTGCTCCGGGTGGCCTCGGGCCGTGCGACGGGAACCTCAGATGTTCAGGCTCCCGTGGTCGAACCGCAGGTCGGGGAAGGACGCGAGGTCCGGTGCCGTCCAGCCGTCCAGGTCGTACTCCGACATGCACTCGGCGACGAACGCCTTGTACTGGTCCACCTGGCCGTTGGCGAGCTGAGCGTTGAGCAGCTCCACCCGCGTGTTCTCGTGGTTGCCGGCGTAGTTGCGCTCGTACAGCTCGTGCCGGCCGCCGAACTCGGTGCCGACGGCGTCCCACAGCAGCTTCATGAGCTTGATGCGCTCCACGGCCTCCGTGCCGTCCGAGCCGCGCACGTACTTGTCCAGGTACGGCCGGATGTCGGGGTTGGCGAAGTCCTTGGCGCTGGAGTTGATGTAGATCAGCCCGCTGGCGATGTCCTGCTGGATGATCTCCTTGATGCGGGGGTAGCCGATCTGCATGAACCACCGGTACGCCATGCCGTACGCCGGGTTCGGCAGCAGCGCGCCGTCCTTCCAGTGCACCGGGTTGCGCGCCGCCGCGTCGGAGAAGGCCCAGAACAGGTTGCGCCAGGCCAGCACCTCGCCGATGCGGGTCTGCACACCGCGGAAGTCCTTGGTGCCGGTCATCTCGGTGGCCCGGATCAGCAGCCCCGCGAGGAACTCCAGCTTGACCGCCAGCCGCGTGCAGCCGTGGAACGTGAACCGCTCGAAGAAGCCGGAACGGCCGGTGAACAGCAGCGCCTTGCCGAGGTGGCCGTAGACGAAGACGTTCTCCCAGGGGATGAGCACCTTGTCCAGCACGAGGATCGTGTCGTTCTCGTCCAGCCGCGACGACAGGGGGTAGTCGAACGGCGTCCCCATCACCGTGGCGTTGGTGGTGTACGACGGCCGGCAGATCAGCTTCACACCGGCGGCACCCATCGGGACGGTCGCGACCAGCGCGAACTTCTTGTCCTTGATCGGCAGTCCGTAGTGCGCGATGAAGTTGTAGTGCGTGAGCGCCGACCCCGTGGCCACGACCTTGGCGCCGCTGACGATCAGGCCGGCGTCGGTCTCCTTCTCGACGTGGATGAACACGTCGGCCACCTCGTCCGGCGGCCGGTTGCGGTCCACCGGCGGATGCACGATCGCGTGGTTCCAGTACAGGACCTTCTCCTGCGACTCCTTGTACCAGCGGCGCGCGTTGTCGTCGAACGGCTCGTAGAAGTCGGCGTTCGCGCCGAGCGTGCCGAGGAAGGCCGCCTTGTAGTCGGGGCTGCGGCCCATCCAGCCGTAGCTCATCCGCGACCACGCCGCGATGGCCTGCTGGTCGGCGACCAGGTCCTCCACGCTGTGCGGCGTGGTGAAGAACCGGTGCGTGTAGCCGTCGCTGCCGGTGTCGGTCGGCTTGGTGAGGATCGGCTGCTTCTCGGGGTCGTGCAGCGCGTCGTACAGCCGCGCGGTCATCCGTACCGGGTTGTGGAACGCCGGATGCGCCGTGACGTCCTTGACCCTCTCCCCGTTGAGGAAGATCTCCCGGCCGTCGCGCAGGGTCTCGATGTACTCGTCTCCGGTCAGCGGGCGCGTCTTCGGCCGGTCCTCGGGGACGGCCGTGGCCTGGTCCTCCGTGAACGGAACCGCATCGTCTACTCGCACCTCAACTCCTCGAATCGGTAGTGGTCGAGCGATGCGTCCGGTGCGGACGGGGCTCGAACGAAAGTCCGCGATTCGTCCATCGTCACCTCTGCGGCACCCGCGCGGCATCTTTGAGGTTGCGGGCCTGCCGCTGCTTCGCACTCCAGAAGATGCGCAGGTACGGGGCCTGGTGGGACCTTCGGAAGGGTGGGCGGCCTGCGGTTCGCCGGTGCGTCCGCGACCTGTCACACCGGCCGTCCGGCGTTCGCCGGCTCCACGGTTTCCGGACTGTCACCCCAAGGAGGAAATGGTGCTGACGACCGAGGTTCCCACCCGGGAACAGCTAGTCGGCCGGGCGACCGAACTCGTGCCGCTCCTGCGTCAGAACGCGGCATGGTCGGAGGAGAACCGGCGCATCCACCAGGACTCGATCGACGCGCTCGCCGACGCCGGCGTCTTCAAACTGCGCACCCCCGCGCGGTACGGCGGCTACGAGGCCGACACCCGCACGCTCGTCGAGGTGGCCGCCGAGCTCGGCCGCGGCGACGCGTCCACCGCGTGGGTCGCCTCGGTGTACTGGATCCCGACCTTCATGGCCTGCCTGTTCCCCGACGAGGTGCAGGACGAGGTCTTCTCCACCCCCGACGTGCGGGTCTGCGGCACGCTCAGCCCGTCCGCGATGGCCACGCCGGTCGACGGCGGCATCGTCGTGAACGGCAAGTGGAGCTTCATCAGCGGCGCGCACCACGCGCACTGGCAGGAGATCATCGCGGTGCTGGTGCCGCCGGAGGGTGAGCCCATGCCGGTCATGGCGCTCGTGCCGATCTCCGAGCTGGCGATCATCGACGACTGGCACACCTCCGGGCTCAAGGGCACCGGCAGCGTGAGCACCGCCGCGCAGAACCTGTTCGTGCCATCCGCGCGGGTCATCCCGCTGCCGGCCATCCTCATGGGCCAGTACGCCTCCAAGATCAACGCCAACAGCCCCATCTACCGGGCCCCGCTGCTGCCGGTCGCCTCCGCGTCGTCGGTCGGCACCGTCGTCGGCCTCGCGCGCGCCGCCAAGGACGCCTTCTTCGAGCGCCTGCCGGACCGCAAGATCACCTACACCGGCTACGGCAGCCAGGCCGAGGCCCCCGTCACCCACCTGGCCGTGGCCGAGGCCGCCGCCAAACTCGACCAGGCCGAGTTCCACGCGCTGCGCCTCGCCACCACGGTCGACACCAAGTCCGTCGACGGCACTCCCTGGACCCTGGAGGAGCGCGTCAAGGCCCGCGCCGACATGGGCCAGGTCGTCAAGCTCGCCAAGGAGTCGGTCGAGATCCTCGCCTCCGCCAGCGGTGGCTCGTCCATCTACACCGACGTCCCGATCCAGCGCATCGCGCGCGACATCCAGGCCGTCAACCTCCACGCGCTCATGCACCCGGAGACCAACGCCGAACTGTACGGCCGGGTCCTCTGCGGCCAGGCCCCCGACACCCTCTACATCTGACCCCGACCGGTACGGCCAGGCCCGGGACACTCTCCCGGAAACCGACGCCGACCGGACACGGCCAGACCCGGACACCCCTACATCTGACCTGGAGGTCCCTCGACATGACCACCACAGCCCCCGCCTCCCCCGTCACCGACGCCGACAAGGCCGCCGTCGCTGCCGTCCCCGGCCGTGTCGTCGCCGCCTGGGCCGCGCAGGACGGCGCCGCCTTCGCCTCCGTCTTCACCCCTGACGGCACCATGATCCTCCCCGGCTTCTACCGCAAAGGCGTCGCCGACATCGAGGCCTTCATGACCTTCGCCTTCCAGGGCCCCTACAAGGACACCCGCGTGACCGGCACCCCCATCGACTTCCGCTTCCTCACCCCCGACACCGCCGTCGTCATCACCGAAGGCGGTGTCATCGCCGCCGGCGAGACCGAACTCTCCCCCGACCGCACCATCCGCGCCACCTGGGTCGTGACCCGCCACGAAGGCGACTGGAAACTGGCCGCCTACCAGAACAGCCCCCGCGACCCCGCCTGACGACGCCGATGCCCACACCCCCACCGCGGGAGCGGAGCACGGCCCGAAGGTGCCACCGGACGGACCACCGACGGCCCGTCCGGAGCCCCATGCCCGGCCCCGCCGCGGTGGGACGGTGTGCGCCGGCCCCGGCGCCGTCGTCCGGCGAGGAGCCGGCCACCTGTGCTGCTCGTCCCGTGCTGTGGTTTCCGGCGCCGGCGCGGTGGGACGGTGTGCGGCGGCTCCGGCGCCGCCGTACGGCGGCGCCACCCGGGGCTCACGGGTCGGTGCCACTCGGATCGAGGCCCAGTACGACGTGCCAGGCAAGCCACACCACCAGGCCGTGAGGTCTCGATCCGTCGCGAGGAGTGACCGATGTCGCCTGAACCAGAGACCTTCCGGCCCCCGGCCGGGGCGCCATCGTCGTCCGGCACACCGGCGCAGGTGACCGATCTCCTCGGAGGTCTGCTTCACATCGCCTACGCCGAACGTCCCGAGGTCGTCACCGTCGCCACCGGCTTCACCCCTGACTCGGCACGCGACCGCGCGGAGCTGCGCGCCTCAGCCCTGGCGTCCTTGCGCGCGCTCACCGTGCCGGTCCCGGAGAAGGAACCCGCCGGGTCGTACCCGGCGAACGCCGCCGCTTCGTCCCAGCTACCCATCAGAGTGCTGGGATTGGCCGACTTCATGCCCGATCCGCCTGATGACGGCCCCGAGCGGGTCTCCGGGATCGGTGTCCTCACCGGCGAGCGGTACCTGGTCCCCGCCGAGGTCGTCTGGACCGATGAGGCCGGAGCACGAGTGGAGCCGACCCTGGTCGGTCTCGTCGCCGACCGCCGGGAAGGTGTGTCCGGCGCCATAGCGGACCTGCTCGCGCACGACGTGGTGACCCGTTGGTGGGCCGACC
The window above is part of the Sphaerisporangium rubeum genome. Proteins encoded here:
- a CDS encoding SgcJ/EcaC family oxidoreductase; amino-acid sequence: MTTTAPASPVTDADKAAVAAVPGRVVAAWAAQDGAAFASVFTPDGTMILPGFYRKGVADIEAFMTFAFQGPYKDTRVTGTPIDFRFLTPDTAVVITEGGVIAAGETELSPDRTIRATWVVTRHEGDWKLAAYQNSPRDPA
- a CDS encoding phosphopantetheine-binding protein: MSDGNDFPDIRRKVTKIWTDVLAVAPGEENATFFELNGESIAATRIASRVDEEFGVWIEVADIFEDDPTLEDFITTVSSRVASASAA
- a CDS encoding condensation domain-containing protein, which encodes MSISEATRPIAQDTTERVPLSFNQEFLVMFSSGEEEGPFGPQYNIVCGWRVAGLVDTAVLRDALGDLVVRHEALRTSIVNDPTGRYQQIFPPDAPELTVRDLRGVAPADRDQAAGELVNEAEAGSYSIRDLPLLRAVFGRFDEQDGVLVLIAHHTAVDEWSMRLLMRDLAALYAMRRGHPVDLPDARQYQEYARWQLSSAAEAPGTRARAYWRDKLSGAQITATTTDHRRSEHLPKTTSWHRFAIPAESTSAILKLSRETRSSPFMILFAAYSVLLSRTTGTTDIVVPTFSSGRAQARFHNTVGSFFNFMPLRTDIAGCETFRQVVERARVTCMEAYSHDIPFAHVLEEAPTLMAPLVEDDKAVCAFQVFRSPVPGDHEVVGDLTYSEIPRRLDQPIGGDVPDGALWQLEIDSSGEIVATLGFNSNLYTERTFTEMATEFRRILDEAVATPDASLQLI
- the cmdF gene encoding tyrosine 2,3-aminomutase; the protein is MTLVETELSVDFDGESLDIAGVRRVAEEWAPCAVAPTSLARAAESRRMFEDTIRDGVPVYGVTTGYGEMIYMLVDLSKEVELQTNLVRSHSAGVGPVFAEDEARAILAARLNALAKGYSAVRPELLERLALYLNLGITPAIPEIGSLGASGDLSTLAHIAVTVIGEGYVLRDGKRVETGPVLRQHGIEPLELRFKEGLSLINGTSGMTGLGALVVGRALTQVRQAEMVTALVVETMRGSKSPFLAEGHDIARPHQGQIDTAWNMRALMNGSALALDHAELRRQAAEQHNGDGVSRTEVYMQKAYTLRAIPQVVGAVRDTLYHATEKLHIELNSSNDNPLFFEGQEVFHGANFHGQPVAFAMDYVTIALTQLGVFSERRTNRLLNRHLSDGLPEFLVAGDPGLNSGFAPAQYPATALVAENRTIGPASTQSVPSNGDNQDVVSMGLIAARNARRVLGNNNRILAVEFLAAAQAVDLSGRYAGLSPASKATYDMVRSLVPTLDKDRYLSDEIELVAAALSRGDLLQAAASAGVELR
- a CDS encoding acyl-CoA dehydrogenase family protein, with product MVLTTEVPTREQLVGRATELVPLLRQNAAWSEENRRIHQDSIDALADAGVFKLRTPARYGGYEADTRTLVEVAAELGRGDASTAWVASVYWIPTFMACLFPDEVQDEVFSTPDVRVCGTLSPSAMATPVDGGIVVNGKWSFISGAHHAHWQEIIAVLVPPEGEPMPVMALVPISELAIIDDWHTSGLKGTGSVSTAAQNLFVPSARVIPLPAILMGQYASKINANSPIYRAPLLPVASASSVGTVVGLARAAKDAFFERLPDRKITYTGYGSQAEAPVTHLAVAEAAAKLDQAEFHALRLATTVDTKSVDGTPWTLEERVKARADMGQVVKLAKESVEILASASGGSSIYTDVPIQRIARDIQAVNLHALMHPETNAELYGRVLCGQAPDTLYI
- a CDS encoding amino acid adenylation domain-containing protein, which translates into the protein MTEPSETVPDLVLDIAVRHPGAVALSWPGEELSYRDLVSQASSLAAVLPAGRPVAVRMSSGPRQVVACLAVLMARARLVCLSAGDTGERGRAVLTDIRPGVIVVDGERPEDGLLRWYRDEFGGHVLDVTSVPAGGVPAPPEDDGGWAYVTYTSGSTGKPKGIPQTHATLAQFVTWFASEFSIGVGDRVAQWAAPGYDAALVEVFSALVAGGTVCPVSDRVRADPERLADWLVAERVTHFQTVPSFVRRLADVWQGAPGLRCLLLAGEPLTGELVERLRGVAPRVRLVNLYGPTESILATFHEVGAAWEGTVPIGTAIPGRRVVVLDEHDRPCPPGVAGQIVIESPYVTPGYVGTAGDDPAFRPIRGAGPGGARCYRTGDRGRLRADGTLEFGGREDFQVKFNGVRLELTDIEAALAADTSVTECAVVPVADAQGLVVRLVAHVVPAETGGTAATWRAVLRRRFGNATPPVTFQILDRLPRTVGGKIDRRRLREAGRQETHVNNAAANALIMG
- a CDS encoding 4-hydroxyphenylacetate 3-hydroxylase family protein — protein: MRVDDAVPFTEDQATAVPEDRPKTRPLTGDEYIETLRDGREIFLNGERVKDVTAHPAFHNPVRMTARLYDALHDPEKQPILTKPTDTGSDGYTHRFFTTPHSVEDLVADQQAIAAWSRMSYGWMGRSPDYKAAFLGTLGANADFYEPFDDNARRWYKESQEKVLYWNHAIVHPPVDRNRPPDEVADVFIHVEKETDAGLIVSGAKVVATGSALTHYNFIAHYGLPIKDKKFALVATVPMGAAGVKLICRPSYTTNATVMGTPFDYPLSSRLDENDTILVLDKVLIPWENVFVYGHLGKALLFTGRSGFFERFTFHGCTRLAVKLEFLAGLLIRATEMTGTKDFRGVQTRIGEVLAWRNLFWAFSDAAARNPVHWKDGALLPNPAYGMAYRWFMQIGYPRIKEIIQQDIASGLIYINSSAKDFANPDIRPYLDKYVRGSDGTEAVERIKLMKLLWDAVGTEFGGRHELYERNYAGNHENTRVELLNAQLANGQVDQYKAFVAECMSEYDLDGWTAPDLASFPDLRFDHGSLNI